The Rhododendron vialii isolate Sample 1 chromosome 5a, ASM3025357v1 genome contains a region encoding:
- the LOC131326142 gene encoding U-box domain-containing protein 16: protein MAVSPHAFPPRKRRPSAGSFLSPNFSDHRLLQSLLLISNEISSLQPIRYLLRRNSASIIRKTKLLSVLFEELIRNQVTVFSPSALLCFEELYIVLQRIKTLIEDCSNGSKVWLLMQTESIANLFHELTVDLSTLLDIFPVSDMNLNEDVEELVVLIRKQCLQKKPIVDPHDDNLRREVMKMLDGVQREIVPDHSKLVEIFDNLQLRDSSSCRDEIESLEDEVQNQTDEKSKSDVVALIGLVRYGKCVLYGASTPRTTLRRRKSAADVNYPADFRCPISLDLMRDPVVVSTGQTYDRPSINLWIESGHNTCPKTGQTLAHTNLIPNRALKNLIAMWCREQKIPFEVTEQNEKVNGVIHNKTALEATKMTVSFLVNKLTASQSVETANRVVHELRVLAKADSDSRACIAEAGALPLLVKFLGPEYPNLQVNAVTTILNLSILEANKMRIMESDGVLNGVIEVLRSGATWEAKGNAAATIFSLTGVQANRKKLGKKPRVVKGLVDLAKGGPASSKRDALVAILSLAGERETVVKLVEGGVVEMTSELMDTQPEEAATILEVVVKRGGLMAVAAAFHLIKKLAVVLREGSDRARESAAATLVNLCRKGGSETVGELARVPGIERVIWEMVGMGTGRGRRKAASLLRILRRWAAGLDGIADVTAGYSTSSMHTTRIVLPG from the coding sequence ATGGCAGTATCTCCTCATGCTTTCCCACCTAGAAAGCGCCGGCCGTCGGCCGGCTCTTTCCTGTCACCAAATTTCTCCGACCACAGACTACTACAATCCCTCCTCCTCATCTCAAACGAAATCTCATCCCTCCAACCCATTCGATATCTCCTCAGGCGGAATTCGGCCTCGATCATCCGGAAAACAAAGCTTCTCTCCGTCTTATTTGAAGAGCTTATTCGCAATCAAGTAACCGTCTTTTCGCCTTCCGCGTTACTGTGCTTCGAAGAGTTGTACATAGTTTTGCAGAGAATCAAGACGTTGATCGAGGATTGCTCGAACGGGAGCAAGGTGTGGCTTCTAATGCAAACTGAATCGATTGCCAATTTGTTTCACGAGCTGACAGTTGATTTGTCGACTCTGTTGGATATTTTTCCGGTAAGCGATATGAATTTGAACGAAGATGTGGAAGAACTGGTTGTTTTGATTAGAAAACAGTGTTTGCAGAAGAAGCCGATTGTGGATCCACATGACGATAACCTCAGGCGTGAAGTAATGAAGATGCTTGATGGAGTACAGAGGGAGATTGTTCCTGATCATTCCAAGCTCGTCGAGATCTTCGATAATTTGCAACTGCGCGATTCAAGCAGTTGCAGGGACGAAATCGAGAGCCTTGAGGATGAGGTTCAGAATCAGACGGACGAGAAATCAAAATCCGACGTTGTTGCGCTGATCGGGCTCGTTCGGTACGGGAAATGCGTGTTGTACGGGGCGTCGACGCCGAGGACGACGTTGAGGCGGCGGAAGTCGGCGGCGGACGTGAATTATCCGGCGGATTTCCGGTGTCCGATATCTTTAGACCTGATGCGAGATCCAGTGGTTGTGTCGACGGGCCAGACTTACGACCGCCCGTCAATCAACCTGTGGATCGAATCAGGACACAACACGTGTCCGAAGACAGGGCAGACCCTGGCCCACACGAACCTCATTCCTAACCGGGCTTTGAAGAACTTGATAGCTATGTGGTGCCGAGAGCAGAAAATACCCTTTGAGGTTACCGAACAGAACGAGAAAGTCAACGGCGTTATTCATAACAAGACGGCGTTGGAGGCCACGAAGATGACGGTGTCCTTTTTGGTTAACAAGCTAACGGCTTCGCAGTCAGTGGAGACTGCCAACCGTGTGGTACACGAGCTTCGGGTGTTAGCCAAAGCAGATTCGGACAGCCGAGCCTGTATTGCCGAAGCTGGGGCTCTACCTTTGCTCGTCAAATTTCTAGGCCCGGAGTATCCTAACCTGCAAGTTAACGCCGTTACGACGATCCTCAACCTTTCCATCCTCGAAGCGAACAAAATGAGGATAATGGAGAGTGACGGAGTTTTGAACGGCGTTATTGAGGTCCTTAGGTCGGGTGCCACATGGGAGGCGAAAGGGAATGCGGCTGCCACCATATTCAGCTTGACAGGTGTACAAGCCAACAGGAAGAAGCTCGGGAAAAAGCCACGTGTCGTAAAGGGATTGGTTGATCTGGCCAAGGGGGGTCCCGCGAGTTCAAAGAGGGATGCCTTGGTGGCAATTCTTAGTTTGGCAGGGGAGAGGGAGACGGTTGTGAAGTTAGTTGAAGGCGGCGTGGTGGAAATGACAAGTGAATTAATGGACACGCAACCCGAGGAAGCGGCCACAATACTTGAGGTGGTGGTGAAGAGAGGGGGATTGATGGCAGTGGCAGCGGCTTTTCATTTGATTAAGAAATTGGCTGTGGTGTTGAGGGAAGGGTCGGATAGGGCTCGGGAGAGCGCGGCTGCGACGCTTGTGAATCTTTGTAGGAAAGGGGGGTCGGAGACGGTGGGGGAATTAGCGAGGGTTCCGGGGATCGAGAGAGTGATATGGGAAATGGTGGGAATGGGAACGGGGAGAGGAAGGAGGAAGGCCGCGTCGCTATTGAGGATTTTAAGGAGATGGGCTGCTGGGTTGGATGGGATCGCGGATGTAACGGCTGGTTACTCGACTTCGAGTATGCATACAACGAGGATTGTCCTGCCAGGGTAA
- the LOC131326143 gene encoding transcription repressor OFP1-like, protein MGNHKFRLSDMIPNSWFQKLKDMGRIRNQNTTHTRKKKPPPTSSKSTSTTTTSSTATYIPPKTEQPKLLSHQRKSYYFTRDLTPPSPQPKGPKIPETHFQESPRKSPKQKKHRTTKKGRNRVVTTSFVSTGCGCRATVESISTNPDSISEDYPISSLDSSSENQSVFPEFCSGHDKEKGISSSPSSCQCRLQNNIVINPNEKKTNVTFDGFVELSRLELPPIVTKKPKFPKEFGKPTNQLEKSGKQRSGPVRSSGVRLRTNSPRIASRKIQAFARKSVSSSCRRVRGSLSESFAVVKTSEDPQRDFRESMVEMILENNLRASKDLEDLLACYLQLNSDEYHELIVEVFKQIWFDIAGVKVK, encoded by the coding sequence ATGGGTAATCATAAGTTCAGGTTATCAGATATGATACCAAATTCCTGGTTTCAAAAGCTGAAAGACATGGGCAGAATCAGAAACCAAAACACCACTCATACTAGAAAGAAAAAACCACCTCccacatcatcaaaatcaacctcaacaacaacaacatcatcaACTGCAACTTACATTCCACCCAAAACAGAGCAACCCAAACTCCTCTCCCACCAAAGGAAATCTTACTACTTCACACGAGACCTCACTCCTCCTTCCCCACAACCAAAAGGCCCAAAAATCCCAGAAACCCATTTCCAAGAATCACCAAGAAAGTCACCCAAACAGAAAAAACACCGCACCACCAAAAAGGGTAGGAACAGAGTAGTCACCACCTCCTTTGTTTCCACCGGTTGCGGCTGTCGGGCAACCGTTGAGTCCATTTCGACTAACCCCGATTCGATATCCGAAGATTACCCGATTTCCTCCCTGGATAGCTCATCCGAAAACCAATCTGTTTTTCCAGAATTTTGTTCTGGCCATGACAAAGAAAAGGGAATTTCCTCTTCTCCATCCTCTTGTCAATGCAGACTACAGAACAACATCGTCATAAACCCGAATGAGAAGAAAACAAACGTGACATTCGATGGGTTTGTGGAACTTTCCCGGCTAGAACTGCCTCCAATTGtaacaaaaaaacccaaatttccCAAAGAATTTGGAAAGCCCACCAATCAGCTAGAAAAATCTGGAAAACAGAGGAGTGGCCCCGTTCGATCTTCGGGAGTGAGGCTACGGACTAATTCTCCAAGAATAGCAAGCCGGAAAATCCAGGCCTTTGCCCGGAAAAGCGTGTCGTCCAGCTGCCGTAGGGTGAGAGGGAGCCTGTCGGAGAGTTTCGCGGTGGTGAAGACGTCGGAGGACCCACAAAGGGATTTCAGGGAGTCAATGGTGGAGATGATTCTTGAAAACAATCTCAGGGCTTCAAAGGACTTGGAAGATTTACTAGCTTGTTATCTTCAGTTGAATTCAGATGAATATCATGAGCTGATTGTTGAAGTGTTCAAGCAAATATGGTTTGATATTGCTGGTGTCAAGGTGAAGTAA
- the LOC131326144 gene encoding uncharacterized protein LOC131326144 codes for MAIMRTRSLLTSPSEAPPPSPIPTGRGSRSAANSIFSENLSRSLKIPKLSLPEYVHRSVPADIDRESLASREPDSVKRILRCAAEFGVFRISRHGICVEELRSALGESDAVFRIPDCKNKDCRQDYGGREEFVWRRFEKAVEERVRKVIGAGKYRRLSQMIDSVAKQLEAIAGELAEVISQGANKQLIHKGIQPRESTLSLYRYDHDAFMGEPPPLSSDRHRESRYEHAISLHLLVDQCEFHVQSERGPLSFNAGPDTIVVTIGTQLEEWSLGEFKSAHGHGELTFEPNLSGTGASFSIELNCSPSRFSHGFGKINKTILIADQILFVIIIVLVCNIFMFIFY; via the exons ATGGCTATCATGCGCACGAGGAGTCTTTTAACCTCACCATCCGAAGCACCGCCTCCGTCTCCGATCCCTACAGGAAGAGGTTCGCGCTCCGCTGCCAATTCGATCTTCTCCGAAAACCTCAGCCGATCGCTCAAAATCCCCAAACTGTCCCTCCCCGAGTACGTTCACCGTTCGGTTCCGGCTGATATTGATCGCGAATCGCTTGCTTCGAGAGAACCCGATTCGGTGAAGCGCATTCTGAGATGTGCTGCCGAGTTTGGAGTTTTTCGGATTAGCAGGCACGGGATTTGCGTTGAGGAGTTGCGATCGGCTTTGGGTGAATCGGATGCGGTTTTTCGGATTCCGGATTGCAAAAACAAGGATTGTCGCCAAGATTACGGCGGTCGTGAGGAGTTTGTGTGGCGGCGTTTCGAAAAGGCGGTGGAGGAACGGGTGCGGAAAGTGATCGGAGCTGGGAAGTATCGGAGGTTAAG CCAAATGATTGACAGTGTTGCCAAACAACTTGAAGCCATTGCAGGAGAATTGGCCGAGGTCATATCACAGGGTGCAAATAAGCAACTGATCCACAAGGGAATTCAACCAAGAGAATCAACTCTCAGCTTATATAGATATGATCACGATGCTTTCATGGGCGAGCCTCCACCTCTGTCCAGTGACAGACACCGTGAATCACGTTATGAACATGCCATAAGCCTCCATCTTCTTGTTGATCAATGCGAGTTTCATGTCCAATCCGAACGAGGACCTTTGTCATTCAATGCAGGCCCAGACACTATTGTTGTCACAATAGGAACACAACTTGAG GAATGGAGCCTTGGAGAGTTTAAATCTGCTCATGGCCATGGGGAACTTACCTTTGAGCCAAACCTTTCTGGTACCGGAGCATCATTCTCAATCGAGCTCAACTGTTCACCTTCAAGGTTCAGTCATGGTTTTGGCAAGATTAATAAGACAATCCTAATAGCAGACCAAATCTTATTCGTCATCATCATTGTGCTCGTATgtaatatttttatgtttatatttTATTGA
- the LOC131326145 gene encoding probable serine/threonine-protein kinase WNK5, with product MNKGGFGEPIDGAKLQLEYIDMDPSGRYGRYREVLGRGAMKTVYKAFDDVFGMEVAWNQVNLDDVFRSPDELQRLYSEVHLLKSLNHDSIIRFYASWIDPERRTFNFITELFTSGNLREYRQRHKRVDIRAVKNWARQILRGLAYLHGHDPPVIHRDLKCDNIFVNGHLGQVKIGDLGLAAILCGSHHAHSVIGTPEFMAPELYEEDYDELVDIYSFGMCVLEMLTSEYPYCECSNPAQIYKKVTSGKLPEAFYRIQDAEAQRFVGKCLETAGKRPSAQELLGDPFLAAAEGEALPIISMTPYQSSSIPTGPSVNMPVLLATSKRSTEMTITGTMDPQEESIFLKVKITDKDGQARNVYFPFDIHSDTAADVATEMVKELEISDWEPWEIAEMIDEEISALVPSWKEGECDLPLYQNQHSFNYEEDDDDDRRTQHPFDYLSSRSSSHSSLPGLYNSSKTQFHRSNNMMTYSHDWVQENFIPDDDASSQSSLNSLKYFDFNYFSGNENALDSSPKIRDSHFNAKAQNCTRFFPNECKSTTNCHNRCNALFNAGRTYGSNDHWQKITRMKSMMDMRSQLLHQSLVDMINRRRLCKTVGAMEDIGYKEPGEFSGDMSIYGDFSGRSSENREGKGFGSC from the exons ATGAACAAAGGGGGGTTTGGAGAACCCATTGATGGAGCAAAGTTGCAGTTGGAGTACATTGACATGGACCCATCTGGTCGTTATGGACGT TATAGGGAAGTTCTGGGCAGAGGAGCAATGAAAACAGTGTACAAAGCATTTGATGACGTTTTTGGGATGGAGGTGGCTTGGAACCAGGTCAATCTCGACGATGTCTTTCGATCACCTGATGAATTGCAACGGCTTTATTCAGAGGTCCACCTCCTAAAGAGCCTCAATCATGACTCCATAATCCGGTTCTATGCCTCCTGGATTGACCCTGAACGCAGAACTTTCAACTTCATCACCGAACTGTTCACTTCTGGCAACCTTAGAGA GTACAGACAGAGGCACAAGAGAGTAGATATTCGAGCTGTTAAGAACTGGGCTCGCCAAATCCTAAGAGGTCTTGCTTATCTGCATGGCCATGATCCTCCAGTGATACACCGAGACCTCAAGTGTGATAACATCTTTGTCAATGGCCATCTTGGGCAAGTCAAGATTGGTGATTTAGGTTTAGCAGCCATACTTTGTGGGTCACACCATGCCCACAGCGTCATAG GTACACCTGAATTCATGGCACCGGAATTATATGAAGAGGATTATGACGAGCTTGTGGATATATATTCATTTGGGATGTGTGTGTTAGAAATGCTTACATCTGAGTACCCCTACTGTGAGTGCTCCAATCCTGCTCAAATTTACAAGAAAGTGACTTCG GGGAAGCTGCCAGAAGCATTCTACCGGATTCAAGATGCCGAAGCCCAGCGCTTTGTTGGAAAATGCTTAGAAACTGCCGGAAAGAGGCCATCGGCCCAGGAGCTGCTGGGAGACCCATTTCTTGCTGCTGCTGAAGGGGAGGCACTGCCCATCATCTCAATGACTCCATATCAAAGTTCAAGTATTCCAACTGGACCATCGGTTAATATGCCGGTTTTGTTGGCTACTTCAAAGAGGAGTACAGAAATGACTATCACAGGGACAATGGATCCGCAAGAGGAGAGCATATTTCTCAAAGTCAAGATCACTGACAAGGATG GGCAAGCCAGAAATGTGTATTTCCCATTCGACATCCATAGTGACACAGCTGCTGATGTTGCCACGGAGATGGTGAAGGAATTGGAGATCAGTGATTGGGAGCCATGGGAGATAGCAGAGATGATTGATGAGGAGATTTCTGCTCTGGTTCCAAGTTGGAAGGAGGGTGAGTGTGACTTACCTCTATACCAGAACCAGCACAGCTTCAACTATGAGGAAGACGATGATGACGACCGCAGAACCCAGCACCCTTTCGACTATCTCTCTTCCCGTTCTTCCTCCCATTCATCTCTTCCGGGCCTATACAACTCATCCAAGACCCAGTTTCATCGGTCAAACAATATGATGACTTACAGCCATGATTGGGTTCAAG AAAATTTCATCCCTGATGATGATGCGAGTTCTCAAAGCTCCCTAAATTCCCTCAAGTACTTCGACTTCAATTATTTCTCGGGGAACGAAAATGCCTTGGATTCGAGTCCCAAAATAAGGGATTCTCACTTCAATGCTAAGGCACAGAACTGTACGAGATTCTTTCCCAACGAATGCAAGAGTACAACAAATTGTCACAACCGATGTAATGCACTGTTTAATGCTGGGAGAACATATGGCTCCAATGATCACTGGCAGAAAATAACTCGTATGAAATCCATGATGGACATGCGTAGCCAGTTGTTGCACCAGTCTTTGGTGGATATGATAAACAGGCGGCGCCTGTGTAAGACCGTCGGTGCCATGGAGGACATTGGGTACAAGGAACCAGGGGAGTTTTCTGGGGACATGTCTATATATGGTGACTTCTCCGGGAGATCTTCTGAAAATCGTGAAGGAAAAGGATTTGGAAGTTGTTGA